A genomic region of Aspergillus oryzae RIB40 DNA, chromosome 1 contains the following coding sequences:
- a CDS encoding uncharacterized protein (tryptophan synthase beta chain) — MEHLKQTFAQCQQEGRPALVTYVTAGFPTAEETPDIMLGMQAGGADIIELGLPFTDPIADGPTIQKSNLKALKNGVTITSMLEMVREARRKGLKTPVLFMGYYNPLLRYGESQILADCKDAGVNGFIIVDLPPEDAIRFRNGCTKMGLSYVPLIAPSTTEERMKALCSMADSFIYLVSRMGVTGATGTLNTELPALIQRVKSLSGNVPVAVGFGISTREHFLSVTSIADGAVIGSQVINILADAPAGQAAQAVEDYCSKITQRKVSADASTTISGTTEAKAVALTDDAEAAVADGPGRFGIFGGQYAPEALTTCLAELEAGFQAALDDPTFWEEYRSYYPYMGRPSSLHQATRLTEHIGGANIWLKREDLNHTGSHKINNALGQILIARRLGKTEIIAETGAGQHGVATATVCAKFGIKCTIYMGAEDVRRQALNVFRIRLLGATVIPVESGSRTLRDAVNEAFRAWIVRLDTTHYIIGSAIGPHPFPTMVRTFQSVIGNETKAQMQELGKSPDAVVACVGGGSNSVGMFYPFSKDLSVQLVGVEAAGDGLDTDRHSATLTGGSVGVLHGVRTYILQDEHGQISDTHSISAGLDYPGVGPELAHWKESKRATFLSATDAQAFEGFRLLSQLEGIIPALETSHAVWGAIQTAKKLGPGKDLVLCLSGRGDKDVQSVADGLPTIGPQIGWDLRF; from the exons CCGGAGGAGCCG ACATTATTGAGCTGGGTCTCCCATTCACCGACCCTATCGCAGATGGTCCTACCATCCAGAAATCGAATCTGAAGGCCCTCAAAAATGGGGTCACCATTACCTCCATGTTGGAGATGGTGCGGGAGGCCCGCCGGAAAGGACTCAAGACCCCCGTCCTCTTCATGGGCTATTACAACCCCCTTTTACGCTATGGGGAGTCCCAAATCCTGGCCGATTGCAAGGATGCCGGAGTCAATGGTTTCATTATTGTTGATTTGCCACCAGAAGACGCGATTCGCTTCCGCAATGGCTGTACCAAGATGGG TCTCTCCTACGTCCCACTGATCGCTCCTTCCACTACAGAAGAGCGCATGAAGGCTCTCTGCAGTATGGCGGATTCTTTCATTTATCTTGTGTCCCGTATGGGCGTCACCGGTGCTACGGGGACCCTCAACACAGAGCTTCCGGCGCTCATCCAGCGCGTCAAGAGCCTCTCCGGCAATGTCCCCGTCGCAGTTGGATTTGGAATCAGCACGCGGGAGCATTTTCTAAGCGTGACCTCCATCGCCGACGGTGCTGTCATTGGTAGTCAAGTGATCAACATCCTGGCTGACGCCCCAGCCGGGCAGGCCGCTCAGGCAGTTGAGGACTACTGTTCAAAGATCACACAAAGGAAAGTCTCTGCAGATGCATCGACTACAATCAGCGGGACAACCGAAGCAAAGGCGGTCGCCCTAACCGATGACGCAGAGGCAGCCGTGGCCGATGGACCAGGACGGTTCGGTATTTTCGGTGGTCAATATGCCCCCGAGGCCCTGACAACGTGTCTCGCTGAACTCGAGGCCGGTTTCCAGGCAGCTCTCGATGACCCGACCTTTTGGGAGGAATATCGGTCGTACTATCCTTACATGGGCCGTCCATCGAGCCTTCACCAAGCGACACGCCTGACTGAGCACATCGGTGGTGCAAACATCTGGCTAAAACGGGAAGACCTGAACCACACCGGATCTCACAAGATTAATAATGCCTTGGGTCAGATACTCATCGCTCGTCGGTTAGGTAAGACGGAGATTATCGCTGAAACGGGCGCCGGTCAACATGGTGTCGCGACTGCCACCGTATGTGCTAAATTTGGCATAAAATGTACTATCTACATGGGTGCGGAGGATGTCCGTCGACAGGCCTTGAATGTATTCCGGATCCGCTTGCTAGGCGCCACGGTGATCCCCGTCGAATCGGGATCGCGTACCCTCCGTGATGCCGTAAATGAAGCCTTCCGCGCGTGGATTGTCCGTCTGGATACCACCCACTATATTATCGGGTCTGCCATTGGGCCCCATCCCTTCCCTACTATGGTCAGGACTTTCCAGAGTGTGATCGGTAATGAAACCAAGGCTCAGATGCAAGAGCTGGGCAAGAGTCCGGATGCCGTTGTTGCCTGTGTTGGTGGAGGATCTAATTCTGTTGGCATGTTCTACCCCTTTTCCAAGGATCTCTCTGTCCAGCTGGTTGGTGTAGAAGCCGCCGGAGATGGGTTAGACACGGACCGACACTCCGCCACACTGACTGGAGGCTCTGTAGGCGTGCTGCATGGCGTTCGCACATATATCCTACAGGACGAGCACGGCCAGATCTCCGACACTCATTCCATTTCCGCCGGGCTGGATTACCCCGGAGTTGGACCGGAACTGGCCCACTGGAAGGAAAGTAAGCGGGCAACATTCCTGTCCGCTACTGATGCCCAGGCCTTTGAGGGCTTCCGCCTCCTGAGCCAGTTGGAAGGCATTATCCCTGCGTTGGAAACTTCTCACGCTGTGTGGGGTGCTATTCAGACAGCCAAAAAGCTGGGACCTGGCAAGGACCTCGTCTTGTGTTTGAGTGGTCGCGGAGATAAGGACGTGCAGAGCGTGGCTGATGGATTGCCCACGATTGGACCCCAGATTGGATGGGACTTGCGGTTCTAA
- a CDS encoding extracellular proline-rich protein (predicted protein) → MKFSNAAALGLVGCALALPKHIESGDGQSLPNFPFGTPSEGQPQEGGEGSFPFPGPSGTFPSGFPTPSGGAGFPVPSGQPDFPAPSGGAGFPDQSFDKRYEGEGFPFPVPSGFPTGIPSGFPIPSGFPTGFPTGFPTGFPSGIPSGFPIPSGFPIPSGSPSSGWPFGGWPFGGFEKRQAQGTDEGNDNEGEGDDSSFPAPSGFPTPSGPVPSGATPSGFPGGHHGEGHHGEGHHGGKGHHGGKGHHGEGHGPKPTGTLPSGFPQPSGGEGPRPTPSGSFPAPSGGAFPFFA, encoded by the coding sequence atgaagttctccaACGCTGCTgctcttggccttgtggGCTGTGCCCTTGCCTTGCCCAAGCACATCGAGAGCGGCGACGGCCAGTCTCTCCCTAACTTCCCATTCGGCACTCCGTCTGAGGGCCAGCCCCAGGAGGGCGGCGAGGGtagtttccccttccctgGCCCTAGCGGTACATTCCCATCCGGCTTTCCCACTCCCTCCGGCGGTGCTGGCTTCCCTGTTCCCAGCGGGCAGCCTGATTTCCCCGCTCCCTCCGGCGGAGCAGGATTCCCTGACCAGTCATTCGACAAGCGGTACGAAGGTGAAGGCTTCCCCTTCCCCGTCCCCTCCGGCTTCCCCACCGGCATTCCATCGGGCTTCCCAATCCCCTCCGGGTTTCCTACCGGCTTTCCTACCGGCTTTCCTACCGGCTTTCCATCGGGTATCCCATCCGGCTTCCCCATTCCCTCCGGCTTCCCAATTCCCTCGGGATCGCCATCCAGCGGCTGGCCCTTCGGAGGCTGGCCCTTCGGCGGCTTCGAAAAGCGACAAGCCCAGGGCACCGACGAGGGCAACGACAACGAGGGTGAAGGCGACGACTCATCCTTCCCCGCTCCATCCGGCTTCCCTACCCCCAGCGGTCCGGTTCCTTCTGGCGCTACTCCCAGCGGTTTCCCCGGTGGTCACCACGGTGAGGGCCATCACGGCGAGGGCCACCACGGCGGTAAGGGTCACCATGGCGGTAAGGGTCACCATGGCGAGGGTCACGGCCCTAAGCCTACTGGAACCTTGCCTTCCGGTTTCCCTCAGCCTTCTGGTGGCGAAGGTCCTCGTCCCACTCCGTCTGGGTCTTTCCCTGCGCCTAGTGGTGGGGcgtttcctttctttgcttaG
- a CDS encoding bifunctional cytochrome P450/NADPH--P450 reductase (sulfite reductase, alpha subunit (flavoprotein)) translates to MEETKLIPIPEPRGLPLLGNILDVDSEAPEKSFQRLAETYGPIFRLNLAGASRVFISTYELVDEICDEERFTKVVTAGLREIRNGVQDGLFTADYPGEDNWAIAHRVLVPAFGPLMIRAMYEDMYDIASQLALKWARQGSSATIMANDDFTRLTLDTIALCSMGTRFNSFYSEDLHPFIKAVATLLQGSSDRTFRSTLLNNLPTRENKKYWSDISLLRTLSQELVDARRNNPIDKKDLLNALILGQDLQTGQHLSDDSIINNMITFLVAGKGVCVGHETTSATLTFLFYYLLKNPHAYQRAQEEVDTVVGQRKIIVEDLSKLPYIAASLRETLRLQAPVPLIAFHPHPTKNHEDPVTLGKGKYALNNDEPVVLIMGKVHRDPKVFGDDAEEFKPERMLDKNFEDLPKNAWKPFGNGMRGCIGRPFAWQEMLLVVAMLLQNLNFEMENPSYDLRIKQSLSIKPDGFQMKATLRRGLDAAKLASVLNSGGDLLSHAPQILNGEYKPNTDLRFHLRPMHIFFGSNTGTCEALARRLAKDSMGYGFATRVESLNSAMENIPRDNPVIFITATYEGQPPDNAAHFFEWLNGLKKAELDGVNYCVFGCGHHDWSATFLRIPKATNDLIEKHGGTRLCDMGMADAANSDMFSDFDTWSELILWPAINLKFGRASSEGDVQSKSALHVDVSSSMRAFTLGLQLQEGYVLENKLLTTPDVPAKRMLRFKLPPDTTYQCGDYLIVLPVNPAHVVCRAIRRFNISWDSMLTVRKPSHASDGITNMPLETPISAFELFSTYVELSQPASKRDLITLADAATTDTDAQAELQSLASSPNRFTEEVINNRLSPLDILIRHPSINLPLSTFLEMLPPLRARQYSISSSPLASRSDCTITFSVLNSPHLSTENKRFVGVASTYLSELQAGDRVQISIRASNNKGFKPPLKEETPMIMACAGSGLAPFRGFIMDRAERIRGRGTELLSDDDHPEIGKPARAILYIGCRTKGKDDIHASELDEWTRQGAVDVRWAYSRPTDRSQGRHVQDLLFEDRNELLELIDQGARIYVCGGMSVGQGIRQVFKDMFIERCREVLENGSDGDEDVAAEEYLDSLKTEERYATDVFT, encoded by the exons ATGGAAGAGACGAAGCTCATTCCAATTCCAGAGCCCCGAGGCCTTCCTCTGTTGGGAAACATTCTGGATGTTGATTCAGAGGCACCGGAGAAAAGCTTTCAGCGGCTGGCGGAAACATATG GTCCAATCTTTCGGCTGAACCTCGCCGGAGCCTCAAGAGTGTTCATAAGCACTTACGAACTCGTCGACGAAATTTGCGATGAGGAACGATTCACCAAGGTTGTGACCGCTGGATTGAGAGAGATTCGAAACGGCGTTCAAGATGGTCTGTTTACTGCAGATTATCCTGGAGAGGATAACTGGGCAATTGCACATCGCGTCCTGGTTCCTGCTTTTGGACCGTTGATGATTCGAGCTATGTATGAAG ACATGTACGACATTGCAAGCCAGCTTGCTCTTAAATGGGCACGGCAGGGGTCTTCTGCGACCATAATGGCCAATGATGACTTCACTCGCTTAACGCTGGACACTATCGCGCTCTGTTCCATGGGAACTAGGTTCAATTCTTTTTACAGTGAAGATTTGCATCCTTTTATCAAGGCAGTGGCTACGTTGCTACAGGGATCCTCAGATAGGACTTTCCGTTCGACACTTCTTAACAACCTGCCTACgagggaaaataaaaaatacTGGAGTGATATCAGTCTTCTGCGAACGTTGTCTCAGGAGCTAGTCGATGCACGGAGAAACAATCCAATAGACAAGAAGGACCTTCTTAATGCCCTTATCCTTGGTCAAGACCTCCAGACTGGCCAGCATCTCAGCGACGActcaatcatcaacaatatGATAACATTCCTTGTCGCAGGTAAGGGGGTATGTGTGG GACATGAGACGACATCTGCCACACTGACATTCCTTTTCTACTATTTGCTTAAGAACCCGCATGCATACCAGAGAGCACAGGAAGAAGTCGACACGGTAGTCGGTCAACGAAAGATTATAGTGGAGGATTTGTCAAAATTGCCCTACATTGCAGCCTCACTGAGAGAGACACTGCGGCTTCAGGCTCCAGTTCCTTTAATCGCTTTTCATCCCCACCCTACTAAAAACCATGAAGATCCAGTAACTTTAGGGAAGGGCAAGTATGCTTTAAACAACGATGAGCCTGTGGTTCTTATCATGGGAAAGGTACATCGGGATCCGAAGGTCTTTGGTGATGATGCAGAGGAGTTCAAGCCAGAGAGAATGCTGGATAAAAACTTTGAAGACCTCCCTAAGAATGCGTGGAAGCCATTTGGGAACGGTATGAGAGGATGCATCGGCCGCCCATTTGCTTGGCAAGAGATGTTGCTTGTGGTGGCCATGTTGCTGCAAAATCTCAATTTTGAGATGGAGAATCCCAGCTATGATCTTCGAATCAAGCAGTCACTATCAATCAAGCCTGACGGCTTCCAAATGAAGGCAACGCTTCGAAGAGGTCTAGATGCAGCCAAGCTAGCGAGCGTCTTGAACAGCGGTGGCGATCTTTTGTCTCATGCTCCTCAGATACTCAATGGGGAGTATAAACCTAACACAGATTTACGTTTTCATTTGAGGCCTATGCATATATTCTTTGGTAGTAATACTGGTACCTGTGAAGCTCTGGCTCGAAGGCTAGCTAAGGACTCTATGGGATACGGTTTTGCAACCAGAGTCGAAAGTCTGAACTCAGCCATGGAGAACATTCCCAGAGACAACCCTGTCATCTTCATTACCGCAACGTACGAGGGGCAGCCTCCTGATAACGCTGCCCATTTCTTCGAATGGCTGAACGGGCTAAAGAAAGCTGAGCTGGATGGAGTTAATTATTGTGTATTCGGATGTGGCCATC ATGACTGGTCAGCCACGTTTCTACGTATTCCCAAAGCTACCAATGATCTTATAGAGAAGCACGGCGGAACCCGCTTATGTGACATGGGTATGGCCGATGCAGCCAATTCAGACATGTTCTCTGATTTCGATACCTGGAGCGAGCTCATTCTCTGGCCGGCCATCAATTTGAAGTTTGGCCGTGCATCATCCGAGGGAGACGTACAATCCAAGTCTGCCTTACATGTTGACGTTAGTTCGAGCATGCGAGCTTTCACATTGGGCCTTCAGTTGCAGGAAGGATACGTGCTCGAAAACAAACTACTCACAACACCCGACGTGCCCGCCAAGAGAATGCTACGATTCAAACTACCACCAGATACAACCTACCAATGTGGAGATTATCTCATCGTACTACCTGTAAACCCAGCTCATGTTGTCTGCCGCGCAATCCGTCGTTTTAACATATCGTGGGACTCTATGCTTACAGTCAGGAAGCCGTCGCATGCTTCAGATGGCATCACGAACATGCCCCTAGAGACACCCATCTCCGCCTTCGAGCTCTTTTCAACATACGTGGAGCTATCCCAACCAGCATCCAAACGAGACCTAATCACCCTCGCAGACGCAGCTACCACAGATACAGACGCTCAAGCAGAGCTACAGTCACTCGCCTCCAGCCCTAACCGCTTCACTGAAGAAGTCATCAACAACCGCCTAAGCCCCCTCGACATTCTCATACGCCATCCTTCCATCAACCTACCACTGAGCACTTTCCTCGAAATGCTACCCCCCTTGCGAGCGCGCCAATActcaatctcatcatccccactAGCCAGCCGATCCGACTGCACTATCACATTCTCAGTGCTAAACTCACCCCACCTATcaacagaaaacaaacgATTCGTAGGAGTCGCATCCACATACCTCTCCGAACTTCAAGCGGGAGACCGCGTTCAAATTTCCATCCGCGCCTCGAACAACAAAGGCTTCAAACCCCCCTTGAAAGAGGAAACACCGATGATAATGGCATGCGCAGGAAGCGGTCTAGCCCCTTTCCGCGGGTTCATCATGGATCGCGCGGAAAGGATCCGCGGACGAGGCACCGAACTACTTTCCGACGATGACCATCCCGAGATAGGTAAACCAGCAAGAGCTATATTATACATCGGCTGCCGCACAAAGGGCAAAGATGATATTCATGCGAGTGAGCTAGACGAATGGACTCGCCAGGGTGCTGTTGATGTCCGATGGGCGTATAGTCGGCCGACTGATAGATCGCAGGGACGTCATGTTCAGGATTTGCTGTTTGAGGATCGTAACGAGTTACTTGAGTTGATTGACCAGGGAGCACGCATCTATGTGTGTGGCGGAATGAGTGTCGGGCAGGGTATCCGCCAGGTATTCAAAGATATGTTCATTGAGAGATGTCGCGAGGTGCTGGAGAATGGCTCCGATGGGGACGAGGACGTGGCTGCTGAGGAGTATTTGGATAGTTTGAAGACTGAGGAGAGGTATGCGACGGATGTATTTACGTAG